The sequence ttttttcttgtttttaataGATTAATGTTATATATACAAGTACTCgataaaatattcaataaataaatattatacatACATAAATGTTTTTATATTGGAGTTGAAAATGAGGTATGTACGAGGTATGACTGGTGAGTGGTGAGAGCGGATTATAAAAGTATCTTATTAaggttggtttttaaaagataatttaaaaaaaaaatatagcacATATATTTAATAAGttaaactaattttaattttataaatacaaaaaataataatgaacaCTAGAAATACAAaacttttctaaaaaattttaccaaGTCTAAATTAGACCACTGTAGTCAAAATTTTAGTAAAGAAATTAgcggaaaaaaacaaaaaaaaagaaaaaaaaatttgtgcgCGTGAGGAACACGTGGTGCTGCAATCGCGTGTATATAAGTGGTTCTGTGTTCTTGTTGAGCTCAAAAACACTAACCAGTTTCACAACTCAAAATCAAATTGCTCCAAAATCACTTTGCACACAGAAACTGTTTGcgagggaaaaagaaaaaaaaaagtaaaaaagaaacaTAACCTCCCAACTAACTTTTCCTCTCCAAACGACAAAACCACAAAACACAAACAAGAAAGAAACATGTTTTCCAAACACAATGCTCCAAAACCACAAGATCCAAGGCTCAAGGCCATCACTGAAGCCATCAGAGTCGTTCCTCACTTCCCCAAACAAGGtcttaataattaatattaataattctCTCTTATGTTTTTTAGAGATCCATGACTAGTTTTTTTGTATGCgttttctttttttcaataatatattttttaaatatgaataataataatgaaatgaGTGCAGGGATAATGTTTCAGGACATAACGACATTGTTGTTGGATCATAAGGTTTTTAAGGACACAATTGACATTTTTGTTGATCGTTACAAAGACATGGGAATTTCCATTGTTGccggtaatattatttatttttttgtgacATTCTCTTTTTTTGCCTACAACTAATTACTACTTTTTTATATTACACATTACAACGTAGAACCGTATTTTTTTAATCctatgcttcttttttttttttttttcttattgtaaaaaaagtaattatattttattattatgtgaaTCTTTATTAGTAGCAGAAAGGGTGAAGCAAATGCCTAGGATATTCATATTAGTTGCTGGCTGCATCAATCATGTTCCTGTTCTATTTGAATATTTGAAACTGTTATATCAATATTCTCTATtttaacttatttatttatttttaaacattGTGCTGTCAATTCCACAATAATATTTTCTTGTTAATGACTCTTTATGTCAATTGAATTTTTCACTTAGTCCCTGCTGTTATGTTATGTGATTTTATCTCCTTTCATCATGTAGTATAATGTATCACTTGAGCAATTAGTATTAGTAACAATTTTAGACGAATTCAGTCATGGCATTGATCTTAAGCAATAGTTGCATTCCTTGAACTGTGTTTTCTGGATCCATTTCAATGTGGGATTTTCTGTTTAGAAGCATTAAGGTTTTGCTTGAGTTGAGGTAAAACAGAAATACAGTACAAGACATTGGGAAATAGAAAGAGAATCTTGTAAAACAGAAATAAAGTCATTTTACATCTGTCTTAGAATCTTTGTATGTATGTCCTGTCTTAAATACTAAGCAATAAACATAACCTAAAAGGCCATGTTCTTTGCTAATGATGTTGACCCTCTTCAATCTTATGTGCTAATTTGATTAGATTATTTGATTAATATGCAGGAGTGGAAGCTAGGGGATTCTTTTTTGGCCCCTCAATAGCATTAGCCATTGGTTCAAAGTTTGTTCCTTTGCGCAAACCTCGAAAGCTACCAGGTACATATGTTCTATCAATATTTGTTGATTAGCTGACTGAAACAGAGAAACCAAAGCATCCATGGGGTTGAAAATATGTTCTTAAGCTATTATATCGATTTTGAATGGAACAAGATTTTGAAAACTACCATGCTTGCATTCAATATTTAGAAGCAGGACATAACATGTTGCTTAGTTTTTGCTTTAAGTTACATTGTCATATAATGCTTGTTCTTTTAGTTGTGTTATTCTGTTTCATTAATGGTGCTACTTAACTCGTGGTTCATATTTAGGTGAAGTAATTTCAGAAAAATATGATCTAGAATATGGAAGTGATTGTTTGGAGATGCATGTTGGTGCTGTGAAACATGGTGACAAAGCCATTGTTATTGATGATTTGGTGGCTACTGGTGGAACTCTATCTGCAGCAATTACTCTCCTAGGTAACTTCCACCCTTCTAATATTATCATTTTTTCCACTTTATATataatattcttttcttttttttctttaattaattagCGAGTTTAATTGTTATGTAGTTACAATGTAAAAGAGTTTTACATTATAATAATGCTAAAAtagagagacaaaaaaaaattagcccaAATAATTCAAATTTGCTTTATTGAGCCTTTATATAAAAAAGTAAGTTTTATCCGTTTTTGACTAAAGACGTTTACATTATTACTCAATGATATGCTTGCAGTTATAAGACTTTAAACATTAAACATAGTAAACAGTCGAGTAAAACACTTGAAAATGACACTACATCTATGTTGTCTCAAATATGCTATAAGATCGGGAAGAgtatcaaatattttagaaatacTAGTGTTTCATTGGTTTTAGTCATAGATCTTAATCATAAATATATAGATAATTGATATTAATAGTTAATATTACATTATTACTAGAACAAcattatttttagaatatttaaaaattttccaTATGGTTTGCaccataaaaaaataataataataataaaaaaaatatgatataagGTTGTGTGAAATTGTTTTCGTAGAACGTGGTGGTGCTGAAGTAGTGGAATGTGCTTGTATCATTGGTCTGTCTCATTTTAAGGTAATGACTAAAAACTTTAGTCCTTTTTATGATCACCAATGAAGAGGGTAAAAAGTCCATGTTCAAGAATATTTGAATTATGGAAATGAGGTTGTGGTTTCAGGATGATTGCAGCGTGAATGGCAAACCACTTTATTTCCTTGTGGAACCGCGTCTTCAATAAGATTTTTGTTTCCGAGGTAAGTAAGACAAGATTATGAAAATCTATAGAATCGTCGCATATTATGACTTTGACTCCATACAGTTACCATTTCGCTAATACCACTAGCATAGAAATTCAACATTTTAGGGTTTAGTCAAGCTAGTAGATTTGACCCTTTTTTGGGAATATTATCATGAATGtaggataaaaaaatattt is a genomic window of Arachis ipaensis cultivar K30076 chromosome B06, Araip1.1, whole genome shotgun sequence containing:
- the LOC107648507 gene encoding adenine phosphoribosyltransferase 5-like; the protein is MFSKHNAPKPQDPRLKAITEAIRVVPHFPKQGIMFQDITTLLLDHKVFKDTIDIFVDRYKDMGISIVAGVEARGFFFGPSIALAIGSKFVPLRKPRKLPGEVISEKYDLEYGSDCLEMHVGAVKHGDKAIVIDDLVATGGTLSAAITLLERGGAEVVECACIIGLSHFKDDCSVNGKPLYFLVEPRLQ